One region of Zingiber officinale cultivar Zhangliang chromosome 7B, Zo_v1.1, whole genome shotgun sequence genomic DNA includes:
- the LOC122004597 gene encoding E3 ubiquitin-protein ligase TRIM71-like gives MDPPPNTYVPGRGLGRRANVPYASPAFREASQAARQACSANERSAHDIPAPSRRRVRLPSNDSDSDDQPLAQRRRHTTPAIAPDSDPSPVPQSPPTATPTLGDEAGPATRPSSTIPSEFPQTPSSAPSGSAARPSPPPPGSAVGPSQLTPLTHHYCCTAVPSEMKLLSQQDVPTSSLKMKGRLATIWEESLQQMDSLPPPTKMDRFSELYIKVCAESLVINQSFHTTHHQNKLLQDRVTELELQLSDPEQDNHALRAEIKDLTKRNNHLEASLTHVNNKFKALEEEKNQIDVVHQQSMDQQALEHQRSIDQLTQKLWAAETLAQEQDKKLKSQEAQLTTQEAKLLATRDELAQARAMAEGASTALTIYKDGEQDRCKQSHDLYFRSPEFCIQAGQRFSTSVIYGAGGGSASTLRTRLFKVSFAS, from the exons ATGGATCCTCCCCCCAACACTTATGTCCCAGGTCGAGGTCTAGGTCGAAGAGCTAATGTACCCTACGCCAGTCCCGCCTTCCGGGAAGCTTCCCAGGCAGCTCGCCAAGCCTGTTCTGCCAATGAGCGGTCGGCTCATGATATCCCCGCTCCTTCTAGACGCAGGGTTCGACTGCCCTCCAACGACTCAGACTCGGACGACCAGCCCTTGGCTCAAAGGCGTCGTCATACGACCCCTGCTATTGCGCCAGACTCCGACCCTTCACCCGTTCCTCAGTCACCTCCTACTGCAACACCGACACTA GGCGATGAAGCAGGTCCAGCCACTCGCCCTTCTTCCACTATACCATCAGAGTTTCCTCAAACGCCCTCTTCAGCCCCTTCTGGCTCAGCTGCGAGGCCTTCACCACCACCTCCTGGCTCGGCCGTTGGACCTTCGCAACTAACCCCACTTACTCATCACTATTGTTGCACCGCTGTGCCTTCTGAGATGAAGTTATTGTCCCAACAAGATGTTCCTACCAGCTCCCTTAAAATGAAAGGTCGCTTGGCCACTATATGGGAAGAGAGCCTACAACAAATGGACTCCCTACCTCCCCCTACTAAAATGGACAGATTCTCAGAATTGTATATTAAG GTTTGTGCTGAGTCCCTGGTAATAAATCAGTCCTTCCACACTACTCATCACCAGAATAAACTGCTGCAAGACAGGGTGACCGAGCTAGAGCTACAGCTGAGCGATCCGGAACAAGATAATCACGCTCTGCGAGCTGAGATAAAAGATCTGACCAAAAGGAATAATCATCTGGAAGCATCCTTGACTCATGTTAACAACAAGTTCAAGGCCCTCGAGGAAGAGAAAAATCAAATCGACGTTGTGCACCAGCAGAGCATGGACCAACAAGCTTTGGAGCACCAGCGGTCCATTGATCAATTAACCCAGAAGCTGTGGGCTGCTGAGACTTTAGCACAGGAGCAAGACAAGAAATTAAAATCTCAGGAGGCGCAATTAACGACCCAGGAGGCAAAACTCTTGGCAACACGGGATGAACTGGCTCAAGCCCGGGCTATGGCGGAAGGGGCCTCCACGGCTTTGACAATCTATAAGGATGGGGAGCAAGATCGCTGTAAACAAAGTCACGACCTGTACTTTCGTTCCCCAGAGTTCTGTATACAGGCTGGACAGCGCTTCTCCACGTCTGTTATCTACGGGGCGGGTGGGGGCTCTGCGTCAACTTTACGAACAAGACTATTTAAAGTCAGTTTCGCCTCCTGA
- the LOC122006437 gene encoding receptor-like protein EIX1: MTLNWDFMVISSSSKHAIVIFVALVLLSNRANCDDSLHANKGNNCLESERRALIAIKSDMYDPGERLSSWTGYDCCKWRGVACDNLTGYVTRLDLHYPDEYNPWVESIGASKVNPSLFELKHLRYLDLSFNNFSYAHVPHMIASLVHLEYLNLSNACFDGLIPPVLGNLSHIQHLDLRNYCTYPITLFSNNLSWLSNLNSLQYLDMSCVNLSKATNWLHQINLIPTLQVLLLGGASLPRVPPSLPTFNLTSLTMLDLSQYEWNISASMLRWLSNASNLEHLDLSKCMRVFDAEALSVALGALHNLRKLVLVETQIAGQVSTILKNVSRMLQHLDLQWNFFLPGEISTILSILPHQLEFLALDMNDIYGRIPEMLGNYTSLRHLSMSYTRITGEIPRTIGKLIHLELLDLSINDITGEMPLNVGNLTNLEELYLSETNITGSIPESLGNVISLKYLNLFGNKITGEIPKTLGSLQNMLQLDLHGNFLTGQIPTTIARISNLCYLDVSENRLTGEIPITIDRISNLSYLDVSNNYLTGEIPTTIGRIFNLWYLDVSENNLIGEIPKTFGRLCNLWMLDLSLNNIIGELANLLDDLSNCPQGAALSSLSIADNNMSGSIPSNLGLLAHLQELDLSSNSLQGNMTEAHFSQLTSLSSLNISFNSLNVILPNDWRPPFHAYKIDMSSCHLGGTFPSWIQSQRYLHSLYLSGVGLLGTIPLWFSNFISNTRLQCLDLSSNNLSGLIPSTLSPFTDLSNNSFEGPIPTNIMITDSTQILVLSNNHINGSFPPFLCNLTSIFFIDLSNNHLSGTFPHCQNSFPHALQYLHLNNNSISGQFPFFLKKCKLLITLDLGENKLSGKIPTWVGYLTSLQILRLSSNSFTGVIPINIGYLASLKVLDLSFNKLFGKIPSSVGHFRAMFQDYTNSKPCHDNNLQCARGPMGSYRPKDKILITAKGSTYEYIIILSLVTSIDLSHNNLSGEIPNELMMLRDLHFLSLSNNHLTGTIPENIADLTELFSLDLSMNNLTGTIPSNLSALNFLSHLNLSFNNLSGRIPTGNQFLTFDDPAIYAGNKDLCGWPLPECPSDEAQRGPLHARDDDDGNGSKLEKVLDYAFIAMGFIVGFWTYWGVMIMKKSIRIALFQMVDRIYDWIYVQLAVKFGR; the protein is encoded by the coding sequence ATGACTCTCAATTGGGATTTCATGGTGATTTCTAGTTCCTCAAAGCATGCTATAGTTATCTTCGTCGCTTTAGTACTGTTGAGCAATAGAGCAAACTGTGATGATTCTCTACATGCCAACAAGGGGAACAACTGCCTAGAGAGTGAAAGGAGAGCTTTGATTGCCATCAAGAGCGATATGTATGATCCTGGCGAGCGGTTATCTTCATGGACCGGCTATGATTGCTGCAAGTGGAGAGGAGTTGCTTGCGACAATCTTACTGGTTATGTCACTAGGCTTGACCTTCACTATCCCGATGAATATAATCCATGGGTGGAGAGTATTGGTGCGAGCAAGGTAAATCCTTCTCTGTTTGAACTGAAGCATTTGAGATActtggatttgagctttaatAACTTCTCATATGCGCATGTGCCCCACATGATTGCCTCACTTGTGCACTTGGAATACCTTAACCTCTCCAATGCTTGTTTTGATGGATTAATTCCTCCCGTGTTAGGGAATCTTTCCCACATACAACACCTTGACCTTCGAAATTATTGTACATATCCAATTACTCTATTCTCAAACAACTTGAGTTGGCTCTCCAACTTaaattctctacaatatctcgaCATGAGTTGTGTAAACCTCTCTAAAGCAACCAATTGGCTCCACCAAATTAATTTGATTCCTACTCTACAAGTGTTGCTTTTGGGGGGTGCAAGTCTCCCACGTGTCCCACCTTCTTTACCCACATTTAACCTCACTTCCCTCACCATGCTCGATCTCAGTCAGTATGAATGGAACATCAGCGCTTCCATGTTGAGGTGGTTGTCTAATGCCAGTAATCTTGAACACCTCGATCTATCTAAATGTATGAGGGTGTTTGATGCTGAGGCGCTTTCAGTTGCTTTGGGAGCTCTGCATAATTTGAGGAAGCTAGTTTTGGTCGAAACTCAAATAGCAGGACAAGTTTCTACAATTCTGAAGAATGTTAGCAGAATGTTGCAACATTTAGATTTGCAATGGAATTTCTTCTTACCTGGAGAAATTTCAACAATTTTGTCGATCCTTCCGCACCAATTGGAGTTCTTAGCATTAGATATGAATGACATCTATGGGAGAATCCCAGAGATGTTAGGGAATTACACAAGCTTGAGACACTTGAGTATGTCCTACACTCGAATAACTGGAGAAATTCCAAGAACAATAGGGAAACTTATCCATTTGGAGCTTCTTGATTTGTCTATAAATGATATAACAGGAGAGATGCCATTGAACGTAGGAAACCTTACAAACTTGGAAGAGCTATATTTGAGCGAAACCAACATCACAGGATCGATACCAGAGAGTCTTGGTAATGTTATTTCCTTGAAGTATTTGAATTTGTTTGGAAATAAGATTACTGGAGAAATACCAAAAACTTTGGGGAGTCTTCAAAATATGCTACAATTAGATTTACACGGCAACTTTCTCACTGGACAAATACCAACAACGATTGCCAGAATTTCCAACCTGTGTTATTTGGATGTATCAGAGAACCGCTTAACTGGAGAAATACCAATAACGATTGACAGAATTTCTAACCTGAGTTATTTGGATGTATCAAATAACTACTTAACTGGAGAAATACCAACAACTATTGGTAGAATTTTCAACTTGTGGTATTTGGATGTATCAGAGAACAACTTAATTGGAGAAATACCAAAGACTTTTGGCCGCCTATGCAACCTATGGATGCTAGATCTGTCATTAAACAATATCATCGGAGAGTTAGCAAATCTACTTGATGACTTATCTAATTGTCCACAAGGAGCAGCGTTATCATCCTTAAGCATTGCCGACAATAATATGAGTGGAAGTATTCCATCCAACCTTGGACTGTTAGCTCACTTACAGGAACTGGACCTCTCCTCAAATTCTCTACAAGGTAACATGACTGAAGCTCACTTTTCTCAACTTACAAGCTTGTCGTCTTTGAATATATCTTTTAACTCCTTGAATGTGATTCTACCAAATGATTGGCGTCCCCCTTTTCATGCCTATAAAATTGATATGAGTTCCTGTCATTTGGGAGGTACATTTCCTTCATGGATTCAATCCCAAAGGTATTTGCATTCACTGTACCTTTCTGGAGTAGGACTCTTAGGAACAATTCCACTCTggttctcaaacttcatttcaaaCACTAGGCTTCAATGTCTTGACCTAAGTTCAAATAATTTGAGTGGTCTAATACCTTCTACTCTTTCTCCATTTACTGATCTTTCAAACAACTCATTTGAAGGGCCAATTCCAACGAACATAATGATTACAGACTCCACTCAAATTTTAGTGTTGTCTAATAACCATATAAATGGTAGTTTTCCACCCTTCTTGTGTAATTTAACTTCCATATTTTTCATTGATTTGTCTAACAATCACTTATCTGGTACATTCCCACATTGTCAAAACTCATTTCCTCATGCATTACAGTATCTACATTTGAACAATAATAGTATCTCTGGACAATTTCCTTTTTTCCTAAAAAAATGTAAATTGTTAATCACTCTTGATCTCGGTGAAAATAAATTGTCGGGCAAAATACCAACATGGGTTGGATATCTCACTTCTCTACAAATTTTACGTTTGAGTTCAAACTCTTTCACCGGTGTCATCCCAATAAATATAGGATACCTCGCTTCTCTTAAAGTCTTGGATCTTTCTTTCAATAAATTATTTGGTAAAATACCTTCATCTGTAGGACATTTCAGGGCTATGTTTCAAGATTATACCAATTCTAAACCATGCCATGATAATAATCTTCAATGTGCAAGGGGACCTATGGGCTCTTATAGACCAAAGGATAAGATCCTAATAACTGCCAAAGGATCAACCTATGAATACATTATAATTCTCTCCCTCGTGACCAGCATAGACCTATCGCATAATAATCTTTCTGGTGAAATCCCAAACGAGCTAATGATGCTTCGTGATTTGCACTTCCTGAGCTTGTCCAACAATCACTTGACTGGTACAATTCCTGAAAACATTGCCGATTTGACAGAGTTATTTTCTCTTGACTTGTCAATGAACAATCTCACTGGCACAATTCCCTCCAACTTGTCTGCTCTAAACTTTCTCAGTCACTTGAATCTCTCTTTCAATAACTTGTCCGGAAGAATTCCAACCGGGAATCAATTTTTAACCTTCGATGACCCTGCGATATACGCTGGCAACAAGGACCTTTGTGGTTGGCCACTACCCGAGTGTCCTAGTGATGAAGCCCAGCGAGGTCCACttcatgcaagagatgatgatgatggtaaTGGCAGCAAGCTTGAAAAAGTTCTGGATTATGCCTTCATTGCTATGGGATTTATAGTCGGATTTTGGACATATTGGGGCGTAATGATCATGAAAAAGTCCATCAGAATTGCTCTCTTCCAGATGGTGGACAGGATTTATGACTGGATCTATGTGCAACTCGCAGTGAAGTTTGGAAGGTGA